A single genomic interval of Nocardioides nitrophenolicus harbors:
- a CDS encoding winged helix-turn-helix transcriptional regulator, whose protein sequence is MPEYGNYCPVSMASEVVADRWTPLIIRELVLGNTRFNDIARALPGISRSLLVQRLRHLERRGVLETWPAPTGRGSEYHLTPAGRDLERVIDSLGRWAIEWLFEELRPQDVAPTTLMWWMHRRVALDRLPPGRTVVEFRHTAPDAVTIWLVMERTEVSVCLQHPGFTVDVEVTATTPSLADVFQGYCSWSEALDAGRIQVVGLPRLVTALPRWFLWSPWAEVTRERADRALAN, encoded by the coding sequence ATGCCCGAGTACGGCAACTACTGCCCCGTCTCGATGGCGTCCGAGGTGGTCGCGGACCGGTGGACGCCGCTGATCATCCGCGAGCTGGTGCTCGGCAACACCCGGTTCAACGACATCGCCCGGGCGCTGCCCGGGATCTCCCGCTCACTGCTGGTCCAGCGGCTGCGCCATCTCGAGCGCCGCGGCGTGCTCGAGACCTGGCCGGCGCCGACGGGACGCGGCAGCGAGTACCACCTCACCCCGGCCGGGCGCGATCTCGAGCGGGTGATCGACAGCCTCGGGCGCTGGGCGATCGAGTGGCTCTTCGAGGAGCTGCGGCCCCAGGACGTCGCGCCGACCACGCTGATGTGGTGGATGCACCGCCGGGTCGCCCTGGACCGCCTGCCCCCGGGCCGCACCGTCGTGGAGTTCCGGCACACCGCCCCCGACGCCGTCACCATCTGGCTGGTCATGGAGCGCACCGAGGTGTCGGTCTGCCTCCAGCACCCCGGGTTCACGGTCGACGTCGAGGTCACCGCGACCACGCCGAGCCTCGCCGACGTGTTCCAGGGCTACTGCTCCTGGTCCGAGGCGCTCGACGCGGGACGCATCCAGGTCGTGGGGCTCCCCCGTCTGGTCACCGCGCTGCCGCGCTGGTTCCTGTGGAGTCCCTGGGCGGAGGTGACCCGGGAACGCGCGGATCGCGCCCTCGCCAACTAG
- a CDS encoding SDR family oxidoreductase → MGTYAVTGSASGMGAAVVARLVADGHTVIGVDLAEADVVADLSTPDGRRTAAAAVLERAGGFLDGAVLAAGLGPAPGRDRARLIAQVNYLGVVELLDAWRPALAAAERAKVVVFSSNSTTTMPMVPRRAVRALLDRDVPRALGTLRRFGRMAPSFAYGASKIAVSQWVRREAVSPEWAGAGIRLNALAPGAIRTPLLEQQLATPAEARRIKAFPVPIGGFGDPGQLAAWVVFMLSDAADFLCGSVVFVDGGSDAWFRAADWPRPVPALRLRGYLRRMREFRAGT, encoded by the coding sequence GTGGGTACCTATGCAGTCACCGGCTCCGCCTCCGGCATGGGCGCGGCGGTCGTCGCGCGCCTGGTCGCCGACGGCCACACCGTCATCGGCGTCGACCTCGCGGAGGCCGACGTCGTGGCCGACCTCTCCACTCCGGACGGCCGGCGTACGGCGGCCGCCGCCGTGCTCGAGCGGGCCGGCGGCTTCCTCGACGGCGCGGTGCTCGCCGCCGGGCTCGGCCCCGCACCGGGCCGGGACCGCGCGCGGCTGATCGCGCAGGTCAACTACCTCGGCGTCGTCGAGCTGCTCGACGCCTGGCGCCCCGCCCTGGCCGCCGCGGAGCGGGCCAAGGTCGTCGTGTTCTCCAGCAACTCCACGACGACCATGCCGATGGTGCCGCGCCGGGCCGTGCGCGCACTGCTGGACCGCGACGTACCGCGGGCGCTCGGCACGCTGCGCCGCTTCGGACGGATGGCGCCGTCCTTTGCCTACGGCGCCAGCAAGATCGCGGTCAGCCAGTGGGTGCGCCGCGAGGCCGTCAGCCCGGAGTGGGCCGGCGCCGGCATCCGGCTCAACGCCCTCGCTCCCGGCGCGATCCGCACCCCCCTGCTCGAGCAGCAGCTCGCGACGCCCGCGGAGGCCAGGCGGATCAAGGCCTTCCCGGTGCCGATCGGCGGCTTCGGCGATCCCGGCCAGCTCGCCGCCTGGGTGGTGTTCATGCTGTCCGACGCGGCCGACTTCCTGTGCGGCAGCGTGGTGTTCGTCGATGGCGGCTCGGACGCCTGGTTCCGCGCGGCCGACTGGCCGCGCCCGGTCCCAGCACTCCGGCTGCGCGGCTACCTGCGGCGGATGCGGGAGTTCCGCGCCGGGACTTGA
- a CDS encoding PadR family transcriptional regulator, producing MALEHAILVSLSERAASGSDLVRRFDASIGFFWSATHQQIYRVLGRMEGDGWITSEAVAQADRPTKKVYAVTDAGRAELARWIGEPTTPDAMRSSVSVKMRGASYGDRAALLDDLRRQLDEHAKRHSLYEYLAARDFPDPGALSDADLDIYLVLRGGLLMEEFWIRWLTEYLDAHTQESPR from the coding sequence ATGGCCCTCGAGCACGCGATCCTCGTGTCGCTGAGTGAGCGCGCCGCGTCGGGCTCCGACCTGGTGCGGCGCTTCGACGCGTCGATCGGCTTCTTCTGGTCCGCCACCCACCAGCAGATCTACCGCGTCCTGGGCCGGATGGAGGGCGACGGCTGGATCACCTCCGAGGCGGTCGCCCAGGCCGACCGCCCCACCAAGAAGGTGTACGCCGTCACCGACGCCGGCCGCGCCGAGCTGGCCCGCTGGATCGGGGAGCCCACGACGCCGGACGCGATGCGGAGCAGCGTCAGCGTCAAGATGCGCGGCGCGTCGTACGGCGACCGCGCGGCCCTGCTCGACGACCTGCGCCGCCAGCTCGACGAGCACGCCAAGCGGCACTCCCTCTACGAGTACCTCGCCGCGCGCGACTTCCCCGACCCCGGCGCGCTGAGCGACGCCGACCTCGACATCTACCTCGTGCTGCGGGGCGGGCTCCTCATGGAGGAGTTCTGGATCCGCTGGCTGACCGAGTACCTCGACGCCCACACCCAGGAGAGCCCGCGATGA